CGATAGCCTGTCACGTCGCGCAGATCCTGCAGTGTCAACTCGGGCAGCAGCATCGTGTAGTCGTCCGCCACATCCTCCCAGCGATATGTCTTGGGAGACCGCGCATTGAACTGCTCCACCTGCGGCATCACGAAGCCCGCCGGCCTCGCCGACTGCCATCGAAGACCAGGCACTTCGCGGTTCAGATGGTCACAGAAGCGAACCGAGAAGCCCCAACAATCCTCGCGCTCGCCGGGGATCATCCAGTCCTCGCCATGTTGCGCGTTGGTGATCTGCACCATCAGGCTGTTCCACCCGGGTTCCAGCATGACGGCAGACGAGACTTGGTCCTTCTCCTTCGCTTCCTGGAACAACACGACGGCCCAATACACGCCTTTGTGTACCAGGCGACCGTTCAACCACACACGGATGTTGTCGTCGGCACCCAGCCACATTCGCACCTTCTGCTTCTTCGGCGAATACACGTAGGTGTGCGCGAAGGCGAAAGCGTTCTTCGGAGCATCCGGCCACACCTTCTTGAAGTCCACATAGCCGTCTTCCACCACGGGTTTCTGCGTGAGACTGGCGATGTCCGGGGGCGTCACGGCCGCGGTCTTGTCGCGAGCCTCGCGCGAGAAACGCTCATCCACCTTGTCCGTCTCTGCCATCAGCCGGAACGGACCGGAGACCACCCAATCCTCGACATGCTCGGTCGTGTAAGGATCGCTGCCACGAATGAACTGGTACATACCCGGTGTGGTGTAGTACCTGTTGCTCGACTTGTGCCCCATGCCCATGCTGGAGATCGGCTGGAAACCGCACCAGTCGGACGAATGTGTCACAGGAGTACCGATCCCCAGCTCGCTCGTAATCAGGGCCCAGTCCAGCGAATGATTCCATTCATGATACATGACATCCCATTCACGGAGGCCCATGTTGATAGATGCGGAACGATCCGGCCCGCAGTCGTGGCCCATGCAGTCCGAAGCTCCCCAGCCCGTGAATTTGAAGAACGCCTCGGTGCTGCCACGCTCGAACAAGCCTTGGAAGGGCCTGGGATCGGTATGAGCCGTGTTGTCGAATTCCGTCTCATACACCTTGTAGGTGTTCACCATCCTCAGCCTTCCCTTCGACACCGCCTCCATGATGGTGGAACACCAGCCCCACACTTTACGCACGTAGTCCATCTGCTCGTCGTTCATCGTGAGCACGCGCGTGCCATCCCCTTCCCGCACACGGAACTGCTTGAAGAAGCCAATGTGGTTGCGATAGGTGTTGGAACCTTCCTTGGGGTACAGATCTGCGGCCTTCTGATAGTAGGGAATGATGTTCTCCATTCGCATGTCGAGGTCGGAATCGCGGTAAGCGAGTGAGTCCGCAAGCATGAACCACGCGTCCGGATCGCGCGGCATCAGCTCGGTCGCTTTACGGAAGCTGTCTACCGCGAGGTCCCAGTATCTCCCGTGCATGCAGAAGAGCCCGAGGTCGTAGTAGCCGCGACCCGTCTTGATCTTGGCGAACTGCTCGTAAGCCGCGGCCCAGCGGGCCAATCGCCGTAGCAGCGAGGCGGCCGCCGGCGTCTTGTCAGGAGTCACTCCCCCTAACAGCCGCGTGCGCGCGGCTGGATAGGCGCCCTCCCAAAAGCGCAACACGCCTTCACGGTAGGAACCGGGAGTGGGCAGCTTCGATAGATCACCTGTCAGCTCGACACCGAGCTTGTCGGCATCGTCCGTGAAGTACATTTTGATTCGTGTGCCACGCGGCAGCGTGCCTTTTACCTCGACCTTCACCTCGCGCTTCCCTTTGGTCAGGGCAGTGGGCAAGAATGTCACCGCCCCCATCTGCCCCAGCGCCGTCCCTTCTGCGGAGATGTCGTATGTGCTCGTCACTTTGCCAGGTCGCACGAGCACGATCTGGCCGGCCGGCACGTCGAAGCGGGTCCGGCGAGGCCTTACAACGAACGTGGTGGCTGCTGCGCCGGGCACTGCACTCGAACCTTGAACGTAGCCGAACTCCTTCTCACTCGCCGCGTCACCCACTCGCAGCTCGCCACACGGCAGCCAGAACGCATAGCCATCGTGTGGGTTCTGTGCGAGCACGGGCACTGCGCAAACAAGTGTCACGATGATGCTGATTGCTAGTTTCATATCGAGTTCTCCTGTCTCTATCGGCCACCGCCGCTCAGCCGCAGCCATTCGGGTCGTCTGGGAGGGTCAGTAATCCACAGGGCGTAGGTAGTACTCGCCAATGGCAGTGTCAGAAAGCACACATACGGTAGGCAGGTGACGCTTCCAGTGAGTGGAGTCGAGCCGCGCGCGAGCGATCTCCACGTCCTCTGCGCGAAAGCCCATACGGGTCAGGCGGTCTGTTCGCACACCACGAAGTAGGTGGTACAGAATGCGGTCGAGCTTGACGTAGCTGATCCCCAAATCGTCTTCGTCGGTCTGTCCTTTGATCAGGTCTGCGGATGCAGGCTTCTCGACGATCACATCGGGCACGCCTACGTGCCGAGCGAGCTGCCACACCTGCGTCTTGAACAGGTCGCCGATGGGGTTGATCGGCGGCGAGTCGTCGGCGTGCCAGGTGAAGTACCCCATCAGCCGCTCGGTCTTGTTGCCCGTTCCGATAGGCAGGGCGCTGAGCTTCGCGGCTTGGTCGAAAAGGACGATCATCCGCTGCCGTGCGCACACATTGCCCAGCCGTGCCGGACTTATGTCCGGCTCGTGAGTAGAGACATAACCGTCCACCGCTGCGGTGATATCCACCTCGCGCCCATGGCAGCCGAGCGTTCCGATCACCATGTCCGCATGTGCCACGCTCTCGTGGCTACTCACCTTCGAGTAAGGCATCTTGAACAGGTACACGTGCTCCGGACCGAACGCTTCCACACACAAGAATGCCACCAGCGCCGAGTCCACCCCGCCCGACACGCCGAGCACCGCGTTCTCAAAGCCCCTTCGGTCCCTCACCTCGCTGCGAAGAAAAGCAACCAGCCAATCGGCAACGAGCGATGGATTGATACGTAACATCTCGTCCGAATCGGCGGTCGTTTTCGGCGCTATGTGGACCTTAAGAGGCATCGGCGGCATCCTCGACCAGCGTGTCCATCTCCGCCACGACGTCCCCCAATGCGCTGCGCAGGTCCGCTAGCAGAGGCGAGTTCAGACGGGCAGTTTCGATGTCGCTCGGATCGCAATCGGCTACCAGCAGCGCCTCCTCGGTAGTAGGCGCCTCGGCTATTACCTGTCCGAGCGGGTTCACGATCATGCTGCCGCCGATCAGCCCCTTTCCCCCCTCGAATCCTACAAGGCTGGCGTTGAAGACGAACACACTGTGCTCCTCGGCAGCGGACACAACCAACTGGCGGTACTTCGCTAGGTTGCCTATCACCTCTCCAGAGAAGCCACGCCCCGGCGACGCAGTGACAAGGTACACGAGCTGCGCTCCGCGCAGTGCTACGATGGTAGTACTGATGCTGTGCCACACGTCTTCGCATATCAGTACCGCCGCCTTCCCGAAGCGGGTAGGAAAAGCTCCGAAGGTCCGACCGCGCCGCACGAATCGCCCCTCGTCGAACACGCCGTAGGTGGGCAGGAAAAACTTGCGGTGCACGTGCGCGATTCGAGAGTTACCCGGTGACAGCTCGCAATACATTGCGGAGTTGTACAGGTGTCCCGCGGCGGCCTCGTAGAAACCGACCACCACATCCATAGGCCGCTCGATGCCTGCAGCCACAAATCCCCGGACCAGGTCGGCGTGCAGCTGTTCTGCCGGGACTGCAGCCTCTCCGACGCCGCCCTCCAGAAAGTAGCCCGTGACCGCGGTCTCAGGGAACACGACGACATCGGCAGGCGGGTCGAGGGCGCTCGCCTGTGCCAGAACCTCGGTCACTCTCTCCAGGTTCGCGGGGTAGTCGGCCTTCTTGGGGCGGATCTGAGCCGCCGCAACTCGGAAAGGCGCCGGAGAAGACCGGAGCGGCTGCTTCACTTGCACGAGTCTACCTCGGGCTTGCCTTCAGGAATCGCCGGCGCGCTGCCGACAATCCGAAGTGTAACGGAAGTAACGCAATGGATGATACGAGCAGCGTCCGGTTCGCGGATTCATACGCCGTTCCGGCCACACGCGAGGACTTGTGGGAGGCACTCACCAACCCCGACCGGATCCGGGAGTGGCACCTGTGCAATGTGGAGAAGTTCGAGGCCACCGAGGGCGGCGAAATCGAGTTCAGCGCGTCCGGACAGACGGTGATCAAGGGACGAGTCACTCGCGTGGAACCAGGTGAGTTGCTGGAGCACACCTTCCGCTTCACCGCCCATTCCGAAGAACCCGAGACCATCGTCACCTTCACTATCGAGGGGCACTCGACCTGCTCGCGACTGACCCTCGTGCACTCCGGCTTCCCGGCAGTGAACGTTACGTTCAGAGACGTGGTAGCATGCTGGCCGCTGCTGATCTGCGGCCTTCAGGAGTCTCTCCGCCAGCGCCATTACTCCAAGCGCAACCGCCCCGCCGCATAGCGAGACTCCCATGCCCTGGCACGCATCCTGGCTCTACGCTCATCCATAGAATGCTGCAACCCCCAAGGCCGCCCCAGGGCCAATCTCTCGGGAGTGCCGACGAGACCTACCGCAACTGCACCACGCGCTCGTTCTCGCGCAAGTACGTCTTGCGGTGCAGGTCGTAGATGGTGGCGACCAAGTGCCGCTGCTCGTCTATGCTGAACTCGATGCGAAGCCGCGCCTCCGGGCCCCGGCCGGGCGAGGGCATGCGGATCACGTCGCCGGGGTTCAGCGCTACGATAGCCTCTTGCTCGGCATCTGACTGTGGGTTCCAATAGTGGGCCTGCGCGCGAGGGCGCCAGGGCACCGAGCGCCGACCGGAGTAACCTACCTCGCAGATCGGTAGCCGGAACTCGCGCTGCCCCTTCGCAACCGCGTAGTAGCGCGTTGCGACCGGCCCGTTGCTGGGGAAAGGCGTCCCTCGCGGCACCAGCAGCTCGTACTCCGGTCGCGCCTGCTTCTCGTCGTACAAGCGGATCGCGTAATCGTGGTGCACGATCTGGTCCACGGTGGCCCCAGCTCCGAACACCGCGCCGCCCTTCGCCACCGCGTCGAACGGGCTGTCGTACCAAACGCGGTTCGCTCCGAACTGCTCCACCAATCGTCCGCGAACCTTGGGCAGCAGCGTGGACCCGCCGACCGGCAACACCGCCTGCACCGCCTCTTGGCCCACCCCATGACGGCGGTACAGGTCGTCGAATAGGTCCGAGAGCACTCGGTCCACCCGCTCGTACAGCCCCTTCTCTGCCAGAAGGGTACGAAACTCATCTCGCCCGATGATCAGGGCGGACGCTCCAGGAGGGCTGAGAGTTAGCTCCTCTGGCGCGTCTTCCGGAGAGAGTGTGATCTTGATCAACTCGGCGTTGCGACGTAGCCAATCTTCGGCCTCCGCCCCGCGCGGGAGCCTGGGCCGCAGGTACTCGGCAACCCACCCGTCTACCGTCCGCCCGCCGAAGTCGATCTCTCCTCTCGCCGCCAAAAGCTGCGAACGACGATTGGCTGCTTCTTCTGTGGTAGCCGGGCCCACTCGCACCACCGCGCAGTTCAGCGTCCCTCCACCGAAGTCCACTACCAGTAGCACCGGCTCGCCGCTGATGTCCACGCCATACCCCAAAGCGGCGGCTACCGGCTCGTCCAGCAGTGAGAGACGCCTCGCCCCGACGCGCGAAGCCATACGGCTCAGTTCCACGCGGTAAGGCTCATGGCACTCCACGGGTGTGGTCAGGGTGAGATGCACGATCAGAGGCCGGTCCTTCTTCGCCAGCCACCCACCCATGCAACCCCGATGCACCGGCAGCGCGTCGGCCTTCAGGCACTGTTGCATCAACGCCTGGAGAAACAGCAAAGCGGTGTGCCGTGCCGTGATGGGTTGGGCTTCACACGTGGCCACCACCTGCGAGCTGTCCCAAAGAAGCTGCTTCTTCACTCCTAGCGCATAGGGTGCACGCTCGGGAGCTATCACGATCGTGCGATCCATCTCGATGGCGCTCAGCGCCTGCGAGCCGATAACCACACGCTCGGGGTCGTGAAAGTACACTGCCGAGGGGACGAGCGGTGTGCCCCAAGTCGGTTCGTGGATGCAGATATCGTCCAACTCCACGCACTCCGCGTGCGTGCCATTCCACCGGGCCACGACGGTATTCGTCGTGCCAAAATCCACCGAGATGGAGCCCCGTGATTCCAATGCCGAGGGATTCTCCCCCTTTTCGAGCGAACCCGTCAACCGCTCGGGTATCCATCGCCCTGCCGGGTGGACCTCGCGCGCATGGCAACTCCGTGAGAAAGCAGTCCGCCTCGTAGCCCGGGCGGGGCATCCGAATGCCGTCGCGCTGCTCGTCGAGGCACTTCGAGACGTAAGCTGGAAGGTGCGTCTGGCCGCCGCAGAAGAACTTGTCGCCTACGCCGACCCCGCGACCGCCGAGCCGCTGCTCAGCGCTTGCGAAGACGTTGACGGGGAAGTCGCTGAAGCCGCACGAACCACGCTCGGGCTCTCGGCTATGCCCTTCGACCTGTCAGTCTCCGAGGTCGCCCAATTGCGCCGATCACAGGATCCCAGAGCACGCAGAGTGGGGGCCTACTGCGCTGCACGCAGCGGGCATTCCGATCCCTCCTGCGTCCGAATTCTTACGGATTGCGCACTAGATGCCGAATTGCCCGACTCGCTCCGCTCTTCGGCTATCGCCCGCCTCGCCTCTCTGGAAAGCCCCGATGTAGCCCAAGCGCTGTTGGAGATCGCAACCCAAGCCCCTCGTCACGTCCAGGTTGCAGCACTCGGCGCCCTCCGCCGCACGCGGAAGCACGTACCTGCTGAGAGCCTTCGTCACCTGTGTGAATGTCCTGACCCGACTATCGCACGACTCGCCGTGGAGTGTGCGGGCGCCGTCAGCGGACTCGAGGCGCGCGACATCGTGGAATGGGCTCTCCGTAGCCCCCACCCTGCTGTCCGAATCGGCGCGTATAACGCACTCCTTTCGTTCGACCGACCGACCTACGCGCGCAAGGTTCGGGACGCTGTGCGAGACCCCGATGAGACAGTCCGCGCTGGCTTTGCCGAAAGTGTGCCGTGGGGAGCCCCGCGAGAGGCCTGCCTCGCTCTCGCCTCTCTGCTCTCGGACAGCGTTCCGTACGTGCGTCTCTGCGCGGTGCAGGCCCTTGCGCGACTGGGTCAGGTGGTGAGTCTTGGACTGCTCGCGGAGTGCGCGCGCTCCCCTGACGAAGACGTGGCTCACGCTGCGCGGCAAGCCTTGGAAGACCAGGGAGGAGCGATACAGGTTGCAAGGACGGTGCTGGCCAACCAGGCCGCATCGCCGTACGACCGGGGACGCGCGATCCTGCAGTTGGCGAGCGTCGGTGGGTTCGACCCAGTGCGTCTGCTTAGGGACCTCGAGTCGGACCGAGGTGGCGACCTGATGCGGGAGGCGCAGCGGGTGATGGAAGCAATCGCCGAGATGCGTACACTGCTGCGTTCCCCGGACCCTTCCGCCATATCCGACGCGCTGTCATCGGAACTCCTGCGCAGACCGACAGCGAGCCCCGAGGTCGAGGAATCGTTACTGCGCCCCACCCTCCCCGAGTGGGTGAGAACCGACGAAGAGTTGATCGGTGAGGAAAACCGGCCCGATGGTCTCGGCGATATGTAGCGTAGCTTGTTCGGAAGAAGATAGACAGCGGCCGCGGGCAAGGCGCGCCCGCGGCCGCTGACCGACTAGGGGCTCTCGCCAGGCTCGATGCCCAGCTTTTTCAGCGCGTCCAGCAGGCCCTTCTCGTTGAAGCCCACGAACCGCGCGACGATCTTGCCGGACGAGTCCAGAACGTAGTTGGTCGGATACGCCTGCACGCCGTATGCCTTCGACATGTCGGCGGCATCCTTGCCGTTCATCACGATCGGGAAGGTGAACTTCTCCTTTTCGACATACTTGGTGATGGTGTCTGCCGAGTCACCGTAGTTGATGGCGACGATGTTCAAACCCTGGCTCTTCAGCTCTGAGTACAGCTTCTGCAGGTGCGGAAACTCCGCACGGCAAGCTCCTCAGCCGTAGAACCAGAAGTTCACCAGAGTGGCCTTGTTCCCCTTGATTGCCTCGGCAAGCGATAGCTCGCCCCCCGAGGGGGTCTTCAGCTTGAACTCCGGCGCCTGAGACCCCACCGCCAACAGCTTCGCCTCGTAGTTCGGCGCTTCATAGGGCTTTGCATCCCCAGGCGGCTTCCAAGCGAACTGCTCGGGCTTCATCGGGGCGTCTAGCTTGAGATCCTTGTATACGTACACCAGAACGCTTCGCTCGGTGGCATCACCCGTACCGCTGGGCATCACCTGCTTCGCGCCGACGGGCAGTCCCGTCTTGGTGTCAACATAGACCGTCAGTTCGAATCCGGGCCGCTCGGGCATCTCGTAGCGGAGAGCCTGGCGGTCGCCCCCCTCGAACTTCTCGGTGCTTGCCCCGACTAGCTTGCGGTCTCTTGGCTCTTCGACGAATGCCTCGAGCCCGGGAAACCGCACCAGAACCGTCTTCGGCGCGTCACCGGACTGAAACTGCTTGCGGTCGGGATAGTAGATGTGTCGCTTGGTGCCGTCCACTCGGTCTTCATAGGTCTTGGATACCATCTCCGAGTAGTTCGGACGAAGTGCCTTGAACGTGAACGAACTGGCCACCTTGTCATTGACGCGAGTCTCGACCGAAACCGAGAGCGACTTGGCGGCTTTCAGCTTGTCGCAGAGCTTCTTGTGCGCTACCTCCCCCGTGTCCTGCGCCTGGAGCGCGAAGGGCACGAGCAGCAGACATACAAGGAACGAACGAGCCATGGTTCGCACCTCCCACCGCACGATACCCCGTCAAAGCGATCGCAGTTCCGTAGTCTCGCCGTCCCGGCGATTGACAGTATCCGGCGAGATGCCGGAACCATAAAAATCCATGCCCGAGCCGCGTCCAGTCCTCCAACGCCCGACTCGACGCCAAAGACTTTCGCGGGAACCCAGACGGCGAGTCCCCAAGCCGCAGGGCGAAGGAGCGGCTACACGTCCAATAGAGCCCGGCACTGGCGAACGTCCTCGTCCATCTGCACGCGTAGCTGCTCAGTGTTCGGGAACGCCCGCTCTTCGCGCAGTCGGGCGAGAAAGGTGAGCGTCACCGTCCGCCCGTACAGATCGTCGCCGGGGTAATCCAGCAGATGCGCCTCGATGGTCCTCTGTCCGCCCCCCACGGTCGGTCGAACTCCGATGGACACCGCCGCCTTCCATCGGTCTGGCCCGACATGTACCGTCCCCGCATACACTCCATCCGAGGGAACCACCAACCGAGCGACGGGCACCAGGTTGAGGGTGGGATAGCCGAACGTCCGGCCTCGCTTGTCCCCATGCACCACTGTCCCCACCAGCGAGTAGGGCCGCCCGAGCGCCCGCTCGGCCTGGTCCAAACGCCCTGCCTGCAGAGCTAGACGTATCTCGGTGCTGCTCACCCGTCGCCCGTCGTGTTCCAGCGCCGGTACTGCGGTGGCGTCGAAGCCCAACTCCTCCCTTCGAGCGTGGACGGCCTCGGGAGTACCCAGTCTGCCCTGCCCGAACCGGAAGTCGTGTCCCACAACGAGGTGCTTGCAGTGGAGCCAGTCCCGTAGGGTGCCTTCTGCGAACTCAAGCCACGGTTGCGACGCGAGTTGCTTGTCGAAGATCAACAGCACCGTGTGATCCACCCCGAGCGTCTCGAATCGCTCGAGGCGTTGCCTGAGTGTGCACAGGTAAGGAGGCGCGTCCTCGGGGCGTAGCACTTCTAGCGGGTTGCGGTCGAACGTGACCACCACGGTGGGTCGCCCGTGTCGCCTCGCATCGTGCACCGCCTCCAG
The Fimbriimonadia bacterium genome window above contains:
- a CDS encoding Hsp70 family protein, which produces MESRGSISVDFGTTNTVVARWNGTHAECVELDDICIHEPTWGTPLVPSAVYFHDPERVVIGSQALSAIEMDRTIVIAPERAPYALGVKKQLLWDSSQVVATCEAQPITARHTALLFLQALMQQCLKADALPVHRGCMGGWLAKKDRPLIVHLTLTTPVECHEPYRVELSRMASRVGARRLSLLDEPVAAALGYGVDISGEPVLLVVDFGGGTLNCAVVRVGPATTEEAANRRSQLLAARGEIDFGGRTVDGWVAEYLRPRLPRGAEAEDWLRRNAELIKITLSPEDAPEELTLSPPGASALIIGRDEFRTLLAEKGLYERVDRVLSDLFDDLYRRHGVGQEAVQAVLPVGGSTLLPKVRGRLVEQFGANRVWYDSPFDAVAKGGAVFGAGATVDQIVHHDYAIRLYDEKQARPEYELLVPRGTPFPSNGPVATRYYAVAKGQREFRLPICEVGYSGRRSVPWRPRAQAHYWNPQSDAEQEAIVALNPGDVIRMPSPGRGPEARLRIEFSIDEQRHLVATIYDLHRKTYLRENERVVQLR
- a CDS encoding beta-ureidopropionase — protein: MKQPLRSSPAPFRVAAAQIRPKKADYPANLERVTEVLAQASALDPPADVVVFPETAVTGYFLEGGVGEAAVPAEQLHADLVRGFVAAGIERPMDVVVGFYEAAAGHLYNSAMYCELSPGNSRIAHVHRKFFLPTYGVFDEGRFVRRGRTFGAFPTRFGKAAVLICEDVWHSISTTIVALRGAQLVYLVTASPGRGFSGEVIGNLAKYRQLVVSAAEEHSVFVFNASLVGFEGGKGLIGGSMIVNPLGQVIAEAPTTEEALLVADCDPSDIETARLNSPLLADLRSALGDVVAEMDTLVEDAADAS
- a CDS encoding HEAT repeat domain-containing protein, which encodes MEPRDSNAEGFSPFSSEPVNRSGIHRPAGWTSRAWQLREKAVRLVARAGHPNAVALLVEALRDVSWKVRLAAAEELVAYADPATAEPLLSACEDVDGEVAEAARTTLGLSAMPFDLSVSEVAQLRRSQDPRARRVGAYCAARSGHSDPSCVRILTDCALDAELPDSLRSSAIARLASLESPDVAQALLEIATQAPRHVQVAALGALRRTRKHVPAESLRHLCECPDPTIARLAVECAGAVSGLEARDIVEWALRSPHPAVRIGAYNALLSFDRPTYARKVRDAVRDPDETVRAGFAESVPWGAPREACLALASLLSDSVPYVRLCAVQALARLGQVVSLGLLAECARSPDEDVAHAARQALEDQGGAIQVARTVLANQAASPYDRGRAILQLASVGGFDPVRLLRDLESDRGGDLMREAQRVMEAIAEMRTLLRSPDPSAISDALSSELLRRPTASPEVEESLLRPTLPEWVRTDEELIGEENRPDGLGDM
- a CDS encoding NAD+ synthase, with the translated sequence MPLKVHIAPKTTADSDEMLRINPSLVADWLVAFLRSEVRDRRGFENAVLGVSGGVDSALVAFLCVEAFGPEHVYLFKMPYSKVSSHESVAHADMVIGTLGCHGREVDITAAVDGYVSTHEPDISPARLGNVCARQRMIVLFDQAAKLSALPIGTGNKTERLMGYFTWHADDSPPINPIGDLFKTQVWQLARHVGVPDVIVEKPASADLIKGQTDEDDLGISYVKLDRILYHLLRGVRTDRLTRMGFRAEDVEIARARLDSTHWKRHLPTVCVLSDTAIGEYYLRPVDY
- a CDS encoding SRPBCC domain-containing protein produces the protein MDDTSSVRFADSYAVPATREDLWEALTNPDRIREWHLCNVEKFEATEGGEIEFSASGQTVIKGRVTRVEPGELLEHTFRFTAHSEEPETIVTFTIEGHSTCSRLTLVHSGFPAVNVTFRDVVACWPLLICGLQESLRQRHYSKRNRPAA
- a CDS encoding bifunctional riboflavin kinase/FAD synthetase, which codes for MNLILCHQTTSVPWQAATLAIGHFDGVHLGHRKVILEAVHDARRHGRPTVVVTFDRNPLEVLRPEDAPPYLCTLRQRLERFETLGVDHTVLLIFDKQLASQPWLEFAEGTLRDWLHCKHLVVGHDFRFGQGRLGTPEAVHARREELGFDATAVPALEHDGRRVSSTEIRLALQAGRLDQAERALGRPYSLVGTVVHGDKRGRTFGYPTLNLVPVARLVVPSDGVYAGTVHVGPDRWKAAVSIGVRPTVGGGQRTIEAHLLDYPGDDLYGRTVTLTFLARLREERAFPNTEQLRVQMDEDVRQCRALLDV
- a CDS encoding TlpA family protein disulfide reductase, whose protein sequence is MQKLYSELKSQGLNIVAINYGDSADTITKYVEKEKFTFPIVMNGKDAADMSKAYGVQAYPTNYVLDSSGKIVARFVGFNEKGLLDALKKLGIEPGESP